From the Montipora capricornis isolate CH-2021 chromosome 2, ASM3666992v2, whole genome shotgun sequence genome, one window contains:
- the LOC138037075 gene encoding uncharacterized protein: MYADDSQVYITFKSDDLEDLEIARGTLEQCIVDVNNWMPQNNLKLNHDKSELIVMHAKHRLKPSLESIQVGESTIVPSDSAKNIGVIFDSTFSLDSHITELCKTAFYHLRTLSKIRS; encoded by the exons ATGTATGCGGATGATTCGCAAGTTTACATCACTTTCAAGTCAGATGATCTGGAAGATCTGGAGATTGCCCGGGGTACATTGGAGCAGTGTATAGTAGATGTTAACAACTGGATGCCGCAAAACAACCTAAAACTGAATCATGATAAATCTGAACTGATCGTTATGCATGCTAAGCATCGATTGAAGCCTTCACTTGAATCAATTCAAGTTGGCGAGTCAACTATTGTACCATCAGACAGTGCTAAGAACATTGGTGTTATTTTTGACAGTACGTTTTCTCTTGATAGTCATATTACTGAACTCTGTAAAACAGCATTTTATCATTTAAGAACTCTGTCCAAGATAAGAAG ttaa
- the LOC138037074 gene encoding uncharacterized protein — MGEQISDQEMSFVSSELHHNESVVDNEIDDRDLLLVKSQPELSFSEAYCKWHWDGKNKTRTETYQENTNKGKPGWKRQLPLFAEFVMVLFRLRLGLLQKQISDIFCISQPSVSKIFTTWITLLYHVFKQVLVRWPSKNLPKCFSKYPRTRVIIDCTETKVEKPSAPSSQKVTWSDYKSHNTFKLLVGITPSGVSFISDLYSGAISDRAITTKSGLLEQLEPMDDVMADRGFNLSDLISKKKATLNIPSFAKGKQLSTKAWTRTRRIAFLRIHVERAIQRMNKFRLLQVVIPVRQYSGSG, encoded by the exons ATGGGTGAGCAAATCAGTGATCAGGAGATGTCGTTTGTATCATCCGAGTTACATCACAATGAAAGTGTTGTGGATAATGAAATCGATGATCGCGATTTGTTGCTTGTAAAATCTCAACCAGAACTCAGC TTTTCTGAAGCCTATTGCAAATGGCACTGGGATGGAAAGAACAAGACACGAACGGAGACATATCAG gagaacACGAACAAGGGTAAACCTGGCTGGAAGAGGCAGCTCCCTTTATTTGCTGAGTTTGTGATGGTACTGTTTCGCCTTCGATTGGGTTTGTTGCAGAAACAAATTTCAGATATATTTTGCATTTCCCAGCCATCAGTTTCAAAGATTTTTACAACGTGgataactttattatatcaTGTGTTCAAACAAGTGCTTGTAAGATGGCCATCTAAGAATTTACCAAAATGCTTTTCCAAGTATCCAAGAACACGTGTTATTATTGATTGCACAGAAACAAAGGTTGAGAAACCTAGTGCTCCTTCTTCCCAAAAAGTCACTTGGAGTGATTACAAAAGCCACAATACATTCAAACTACTTGTTGGAATTACCCCTTCGGGAGTTAGTTTTATCTCTGACCTTTACTCTGGTGCAATATCTGACCGTGCAATAACTACCAAGTCAGGGTTACTAGAACAGTTAGAGCCCATGGATGATGTCATGGCTGATCGAGGATTTAACTTGAGCGACCTCATTTCCAAGAAAAAGGCAACACTAAACATACCCTCATTTGCCAAGGGAAAGCAGTTGTCAACTAAAGCATGGACTAGAACAAGACGGATAGCTTTTCTTAGAATTCATGTGGAGAGAGCCATCCAAAGAATGAACAAATTCAGGTTATTACAGGTGGTCATTCCTGTTAGACAGTATAGCGGTAGTGGCTAA
- the LOC138037077 gene encoding melanocyte-stimulating hormone receptor-like — MADQVCLHRVARQTQVVERYTTLMLTLSVLNIICSFAASVGNLFVIYALWKVSSIHSNLKNLFLSLAFSDLAVGLFAQPIHGAITAVMLMKVANENFNVTFLCPAVMMVSHVSGYLLAVATFLNITAIAIDRLLVLSLHLRYLELVTPKRMVITLVSLWFTSAVTTSLYMTFPKHNSVVTVVLECVGLILTAVANIRIYQAVRYHQDQIRNQLQQGYDEARERLRERKSSISALYVFVIFVACYIPNLCAAVLLMADLSQISFRAIYNVTASLVLLNSSLNPIVYCWRFREMLAILKRVVRKISPTNGCGQ; from the coding sequence ATGGCTGACCAGGTTTGCCTTCATAGGGTAGCGAGACAAACACAAGTTGTTGAACGCTACACTACTTTAATGCTCACTCTTTCTGTTCTAAATATCATTTGCTCTTTCGCAGCCAGCGTTGGGAATCTGTTCGTTATCTACGCTCTGTGGAAAGTGTCATCAATTCATTCcaatttaaaaaacttgttttTGAGTCTCGCATTTTCTGATCTTGCTGTAGGATTGTTTGCCCAACCAATACATGGTGCTATCACAGCGGTCATGCTGATGAAAGTAGCAAATGAAAACTTTAACGTCACGTTTCTGTGTCCGGCGGTTATGATGGTTTCCCACGTCTCTGGTTATCTTTTGGCTGTTGCAACGTTCCTCAATATAACTGCCATTGCTATCGATAGACTTCTTGTCCTCTCTCTTCATCTACGGTATCTGGAGTTGGTGACTCCAAAGCGCATGGTCATAACCTTGGTATCGTTATGGTTTACAAGTGCGGTTACTACCTCTCTGTACATGACATTTCCTAAACATAACAGCGTGGTAACAGTGGTTTTAGAATGCGTTGGACTCATCTTGACAGCTGTAGCAAACATTCGCATTTATCAGGCTGTCAGATATCACCAAGATCAAATCCGAAACCAGCTTCAGCAGGGTTATGATGAAGCGAGAGAAAGACTCCGTGAAAGAAAGTCCTCCATTAGCGCTTTGTATGTTTTTGTCATATTTGTTGCCTGCTACATTCCCAATTTGTGCGCTGCTGTGCTATTGATGGCAGATCTATCTCAAATTTCCTTCCGCGCGATTTACAATGTCACAGCTTCTCTCGTACTTCTCAATTCGTCTTTAAATCCCATTGTGTACTGTTGGAGATTTCGGGAGATGCTTGCAATTTTAAAACGCGTGGTTCGCAAGATATCACCCACAAATGGTTGTGGACAGTGA